DNA sequence from the Caldivirga sp. genome:
AGGTGAATAGGCTTGGCCCATTCTACTTCATTTCACCAAACGCTGAATCCTGCATTTTCGCATCTAGTAAGGCTAGCCTACTTAGGGACAGTGAAGTATATGGATACGTATTTAGGGATAGGGTAATGACACTTCAATTCATTCATGGGTTATTCGACGTATGGAGACGGGCGCAGACAGTATACAGGAGGGGCTTTAAGCCTTCAGATTACCCACTTGTGTTTAACTCCCATAGGTTCGCCACGTGGGAGATCCTTAAGGCTAAGGAATCTGGGTTAAACATTGAAGTTAGGATTAAGGGGCATTTAGTGAAGAATAATGAGGAAGTAGACTTAACTGGAGTACCGCTTAATGTAACGATAGATAGTGACGTAGTGAACTTCGAGCTTTTACCAAATAATGGTGATAAGGCATTGCTCATTGGCGGTACTAATGCATTAATTGAGGATGTTGAATCCGAGTACGTTGAGATTAGGTTAATGAATCAGTAAGCGCGATAGATTAAGGGAAGATCCTAATAACTGCCGTTTTCTATACTAGCTTATGTAGTAAAATTTTTAAAGCCTAGATGCTACTAAGATGACTATGGTAAATAATTCAGTCTCCCGACTGGTGAAGGTTACTGCAATAATGGCGTTGGTGTTAGTGGTGGCATATGGTGCATCTATTGTTCATGCTGAGCAAAAGCCATGGCTAAAGTTCGCTAATCCAGTCACCATAATATTAACACCGGGTACACCAATATGGAATCCTTATGCGCCAAGCAATATGATAGGTAATGTACAAACATATTTACCATTAGCAGCCTTTAACCCACTCACTGGTCAGTTCTATCCTGTTTTGGCTGAGAATTGGACTGTTCAAGTGCTTCCTAATGGTTCTGCATTATTCACAATCTACCTTAGGCCTGGCTTATACTGGTATAATGGTTCTGCTACCTTGCCTTTCACTGCTTGGGATGTTTATGCGCAATTCTACATTGGTATGAAAGCCTTTGCATGGTATGTGCCTTGGATTAATCAATCACTCGTCGACGAGGACATTAGAGTAATTAATAACTACACGATACAATTCCTATTCCAAAAATGGACACCATACATACAATATTGGTTATTAACAAGTTGGATAGACGTACCATATGAACCATGGAAGCCAATAGTAGATGAATTAAGAACAATAACCAATGTAACACAGGCAACAGAATTCGGCCACAATAACGTAACAAAATTCGTAGCACCATACTGGGGTTTATATCCGTATTACGTTAGCTACGCCAGCACAACCTACATTGACTTTACACTGGAGCCTCCTGCATTATTAGCAACATGGTATAAGGTATTCCCATTCGCAGATTGGGAAGATTACCAACCAACAGCAGTACTATGGGAGATTGGTGGTAATGCACAAGCTATGAGTGCAATGATAGCCGGCCAAGTTGACTACGATTGGATTGGTTTATCCGAGGCTCAGATTAAGATAATTAATAGTACGTCAGGCTGGTCATCATTCGCGTTACCAACATTTAGTACAATGGGTATTGCTGTTAATCCCTGGGTCTATCCATTTGATATTCCTCAGGTTAGGGAGGCTCTATGCGACGTTATTAATAGGACTGCTGTGGCTGCTGCATGGGGTTTAGCAATTAGTAAGCCTGACTATTATCCTGAACCTATAGTCCCAGAATCAATAGCAACTTTCCCATCCGACGTTAGGCAATTTATTATACCGTGTTCCTATGACCCAGCTAAGGCAACACAAATACTGCAAAGCATAGGCTTCTACCAGAAGAATGGAGTATGGTACACACCAAACGGAACACAATTAACGCTCTACGTATATGGGCCAAGTGGATTCACAGACTGGATGACAATGGCTAGTGATGCTGTTGAACAACTTGATGCATTTGGCATCAACGCGAAGTTAATTGGGCAGGACGTTGGAGTATTCTGGAGTACTACATTACCGAATGGTCAATATGGTGGAGCTACGACTTGGTTAGGTCAGGATCCAGGCTATAGTAGTATGTGGGGATTATTGGGTTGGCCATGGTGGGAAGTCGGTAATGTGATGCAAGCATACTATAAGGGTCATGATGTTTGGCCTTTCCAGTGGCCTAATGGTACATGTAGCCCAGTCATACTGCCTACTGAACCACCAGTGTTCACCAATGGTACTATTGTCTGGTGCGTTAACTCAACATTCGGTTACATTAACTTAACCAACTGGCAGATGTTTGAGAACATTGCAGCACCAGGAAC
Encoded proteins:
- a CDS encoding ABC transporter substrate-binding protein; the protein is MVNNSVSRLVKVTAIMALVLVVAYGASIVHAEQKPWLKFANPVTIILTPGTPIWNPYAPSNMIGNVQTYLPLAAFNPLTGQFYPVLAENWTVQVLPNGSALFTIYLRPGLYWYNGSATLPFTAWDVYAQFYIGMKAFAWYVPWINQSLVDEDIRVINNYTIQFLFQKWTPYIQYWLLTSWIDVPYEPWKPIVDELRTITNVTQATEFGHNNVTKFVAPYWGLYPYYVSYASTTYIDFTLEPPALLATWYKVFPFADWEDYQPTAVLWEIGGNAQAMSAMIAGQVDYDWIGLSEAQIKIINSTSGWSSFALPTFSTMGIAVNPWVYPFDIPQVREALCDVINRTAVAAAWGLAISKPDYYPEPIVPESIATFPSDVRQFIIPCSYDPAKATQILQSIGFYQKNGVWYTPNGTQLTLYVYGPSGFTDWMTMASDAVEQLDAFGINAKLIGQDVGVFWSTTLPNGQYGGATTWLGQDPGYSSMWGLLGWPWWEVGNVMQAYYKGHDVWPFQWPNGTCSPVILPTEPPVFTNGTIVWCVNSTFGYINLTNWQMFENIAAPGTPNYDLMMKIIFAWYHYFVPIIPLYSKLEPYEYMTMAMDPNWLFQGYILDHYPWL